A window of the Candidatus Nitrosotalea okcheonensis genome harbors these coding sequences:
- a CDS encoding ArsR family transcriptional regulator, protein MQTEKIYKLERNEMLKFAPDKKSETVVNAITQVLNNNSEGISISQICKDLEMSRPTVAKHLEKLVALREARKVTKEMGDVKIAFYYPIGVIKEEKQFHKQKGNTTYTFSVVENEGGKYFYVKEIELDPLKGEVVKGAIMIKGINLISFIEQLHSFSAKAMESEPKP, encoded by the coding sequence ATGCAAACAGAAAAAATCTACAAATTAGAAAGAAATGAAATGCTCAAATTTGCTCCGGATAAAAAATCGGAAACTGTAGTTAATGCAATAACTCAAGTTTTAAACAACAATTCTGAAGGAATATCAATTTCACAAATATGTAAAGACCTAGAAATGTCGAGACCGACGGTAGCTAAACATCTTGAAAAACTTGTGGCTTTACGTGAAGCTAGAAAAGTAACAAAAGAGATGGGCGATGTTAAAATTGCCTTTTATTATCCTATAGGCGTCATTAAGGAAGAAAAACAGTTTCATAAACAAAAAGGAAATACTACATACACTTTTTCAGTAGTTGAAAATGAAGGTGGAAAATATTTCTATGTTAAAGAAATTGAATTAGATCCTCTAAAAGGCGAGGTTGTAAAAGGTGCGATCATGATCAAAGGAATTAATCTTATCTCTTTTATAGAACAATTGCATTCTTTTTCAGCAAAGGCGATGGAAAGTGAGCCAAAACCCTAG